One Megasphaera elsdenii DSM 20460 genomic window carries:
- a CDS encoding phage major tail tube protein, protein MAVNKIPEVINDMRAYIDGADDLIGVNEVELPDLKSLTEDIEGIGVAGKIEAPIAGHFDSLELKLTWQVPTKTSSRLVGGSTLALELYSDIQNWDSGANDYEHEQYRVAVRGRVKSHNPGKFKAGSKTDSETVIECTYFKIEMGGSTLCEIDKYGYKAIVNGVDLLQQVRANIGMN, encoded by the coding sequence ATGGCAGTAAATAAAATCCCGGAAGTCATCAATGATATGCGGGCTTATATCGACGGCGCCGACGATTTAATCGGCGTCAACGAAGTCGAATTGCCGGATTTGAAATCGCTGACAGAAGATATTGAAGGCATCGGCGTCGCTGGGAAAATCGAGGCGCCCATTGCCGGGCATTTCGATTCCCTGGAATTAAAACTGACCTGGCAGGTGCCGACAAAAACCAGTTCCCGCCTGGTCGGCGGCAGCACCTTGGCGCTGGAACTCTATTCGGATATCCAGAACTGGGATAGCGGTGCCAACGACTACGAACACGAACAGTACCGCGTTGCCGTCCGTGGCCGTGTAAAGAGCCACAACCCGGGCAAATTCAAGGCCGGGTCCAAGACAGACAGCGAAACCGTCATCGAATGCACGTACTTTAAAATCGAAATGGGCGGCTCCACGCTCTGCGAAATCGACAAATACGGATACAAAGCCATCGTCAATGGTGTCGACCTGTTACAGCAGGTCCGGGCCAATATCGGCATGAATTAG
- a CDS encoding phage tail tape measure protein — translation MSRVMELAIAIKGRLDGSVASSMQRAIAESKELKTQIKAANDAMRSAQRAASAEQRATGQVSVASYRQIAALQARINDLTQRRSDILDAQARKQKAQAAFDSAKSNLAGTAMKTAVLAAPLVGATKAAMEFESEMAEIRKVVDFDTPEQFKQMGQDILDLSTKMPMAASGIAKIVAAGGQAGIAKEDLLEFAQDAVKMGVAFDLTADQAGDMMAKWRSAFKLNQQDVMALADKINYLGNTTAASAPLISDVVTRIGPLGEIGGLASGEIAALGASMIETGTQSDVAATGIKNLILGMAAGEGATKSQAAAFQQLGFDAVDMAKRMRTDAKGAIMDVFRAIQSLPEYQQAGVLSDLFGKESIEAIAPLLTNLDKLQSKFEAVNDATKYGGAVDSEYAARCETTANQMYLFKNSMTAVAIEIGSALLPAINSILRSIVPVVVAFANWAKEHQVLIQTIVALAASFAGVLLAARSILAIRAGFRMLKETADMFFTVNKNGETVLRGSATASKLFHAGLNGLGAAFRAAATGARALAMALMANPIIAIVAVIIAVVAAIIYFWNTNEQFRAAVIAIWNNIVSFGMSLFSALAAFFTGVWNGLVTIATAVWSGIMTVATMAVSVIMDIISAFGAFFTGVWNGLVTIATAVWSGMMTVATMAVSVIMDIISAFGAFFTGVWNGLVTIATAVWSGMMTVATMAVSVIMDIISAFGAFFTGVWNGLVTIATAVWSGMMTVATMAVSVIMDIISAFGAFFTGVWNGLVTIATAVWSGMMTVATMAVSVIMDIISAFGAFFTGVWNGLVTIATAVWSGMMTVATMAVSVIMDIISAFGAFFTGVWNGLVTIATAVWSGMMTVATMAVSVIMDIISAFGAFFTGVWNGLVTIATAVWNGMMTVATMAVSVIMGIISAFGAFFAGVWNGLVTIATAVWSGMMTVATMTVSVIIGIISAFGAFFAGVWNGCLAIASAVWDAISSFVSAAASVIEGIISALVDYISGAWDSAVAAVQSFASSVIDAIGQAVDWAMDKWSSLVNALSHPIDTAINIAQNITRTISEATSGGDDVSENARGGIYQRGAFLTTFAEDSAEAAIPLDGSARAISLWQQAGTALGVMPKTPQRMSAGTAKAPSYSNSSITLNFRPTINVQGGGDVADVVRQALEEQARQFQRELPKMLDRVSAGRRRLSYE, via the coding sequence ATGAGTCGTGTCATGGAATTAGCTATTGCCATCAAGGGCCGTCTGGATGGGTCTGTAGCTTCGTCGATGCAGCGGGCTATCGCCGAGTCCAAAGAGTTGAAGACGCAAATCAAGGCGGCCAATGACGCTATGCGGAGCGCACAGCGGGCGGCGTCAGCTGAACAAAGGGCCACAGGCCAGGTCAGCGTAGCATCGTATCGGCAGATTGCCGCTCTCCAGGCTCGTATCAACGATTTGACCCAGCGACGGTCTGACATCTTAGATGCCCAGGCCAGAAAGCAAAAAGCACAGGCGGCCTTTGACAGTGCGAAAAGTAATTTGGCTGGGACTGCTATGAAAACAGCTGTCCTGGCAGCACCGTTAGTGGGGGCAACGAAAGCGGCCATGGAATTTGAAAGTGAAATGGCTGAAATCAGAAAAGTTGTTGATTTTGATACACCAGAGCAGTTTAAGCAGATGGGACAGGATATCTTAGACTTGTCTACAAAAATGCCGATGGCTGCTTCGGGAATTGCCAAAATCGTGGCCGCTGGCGGCCAGGCTGGTATCGCCAAAGAAGATTTGCTGGAATTTGCTCAGGATGCCGTAAAGATGGGCGTAGCCTTTGACCTTACGGCTGACCAGGCTGGGGATATGATGGCTAAATGGCGAAGCGCTTTCAAACTGAATCAGCAAGACGTAATGGCTTTAGCGGATAAAATCAATTATTTGGGAAATACAACGGCCGCCTCGGCACCATTGATTTCCGACGTCGTAACCCGTATCGGGCCACTCGGGGAAATAGGTGGACTTGCGTCCGGAGAAATAGCCGCTCTGGGGGCTTCCATGATAGAAACAGGGACACAATCAGACGTAGCCGCAACCGGCATCAAGAATCTCATTCTAGGAATGGCAGCTGGAGAAGGCGCTACGAAAAGCCAGGCCGCTGCCTTCCAACAGCTGGGATTTGATGCGGTGGATATGGCCAAGCGGATGCGAACCGATGCTAAAGGCGCTATTATGGATGTCTTTCGGGCCATACAGTCGTTGCCTGAATATCAACAAGCGGGAGTTTTATCCGATTTGTTTGGGAAGGAATCAATCGAAGCCATCGCTCCCTTGCTTACGAACTTAGATAAACTACAGTCCAAATTTGAAGCAGTCAACGATGCCACAAAATATGGAGGCGCTGTAGATTCAGAATATGCAGCCAGATGTGAAACAACGGCCAATCAAATGTATCTGTTCAAAAATAGTATGACAGCCGTGGCCATTGAAATCGGCTCTGCATTATTGCCAGCCATTAACAGCATCTTACGGAGTATCGTTCCTGTCGTCGTTGCCTTTGCCAATTGGGCCAAAGAACATCAAGTATTGATACAAACCATAGTTGCCCTGGCCGCCAGTTTTGCTGGTGTCTTATTGGCCGCCAGGTCTATTTTAGCCATCAGAGCCGGTTTTAGGATGCTTAAAGAAACGGCTGATATGTTCTTCACAGTAAACAAGAATGGGGAAACCGTATTGCGCGGGTCCGCGACGGCATCCAAACTTTTTCATGCCGGATTGAATGGATTAGGGGCAGCCTTTCGTGCTGCGGCAACAGGGGCCAGAGCGTTAGCAATGGCTCTCATGGCCAATCCTATTATCGCCATCGTGGCCGTCATCATTGCCGTGGTCGCCGCCATTATTTATTTCTGGAATACAAACGAACAATTCCGGGCCGCCGTCATTGCGATTTGGAACAATATCGTATCCTTTGGCATGAGTCTGTTTTCAGCCCTGGCCGCTTTCTTCACCGGCGTATGGAATGGCCTGGTCACGATTGCCACAGCCGTCTGGAGCGGCATCATGACCGTAGCGACGATGGCCGTATCGGTCATCATGGACATCATATCCGCCTTTGGCGCTTTCTTCACCGGCGTATGGAATGGCCTGGTCACGATTGCCACAGCCGTCTGGAGCGGCATGATGACCGTAGCGACGATGGCCGTATCGGTCATCATGGACATCATATCCGCCTTTGGCGCTTTCTTCACCGGCGTATGGAATGGCCTGGTCACGATTGCCACAGCCGTCTGGAGCGGCATGATGACCGTAGCGACGATGGCCGTATCGGTCATCATGGACATCATATCCGCCTTTGGCGCTTTCTTCACCGGCGTATGGAATGGCCTGGTCACGATTGCCACAGCCGTCTGGAGCGGCATGATGACCGTAGCGACGATGGCCGTATCGGTCATCATGGACATCATATCCGCCTTTGGCGCTTTCTTCACCGGCGTATGGAATGGCCTGGTCACGATTGCCACAGCCGTCTGGAGCGGCATGATGACCGTAGCGACGATGGCCGTATCGGTCATCATGGACATCATATCCGCCTTTGGCGCTTTCTTCACCGGCGTATGGAATGGCCTGGTCACGATTGCCACAGCCGTCTGGAGCGGCATGATGACCGTAGCGACGATGGCCGTATCGGTCATCATGGACATCATATCCGCCTTTGGCGCTTTCTTCACCGGCGTATGGAATGGCCTGGTCACGATTGCCACAGCCGTCTGGAGCGGCATGATGACCGTAGCGACGATGGCCGTATCGGTCATCATGGACATCATATCCGCCTTTGGCGCTTTCTTCACCGGCGTATGGAATGGCCTGGTCACGATTGCTACAGCCGTCTGGAACGGCATGATGACCGTAGCGACGATGGCCGTATCGGTCATCATGGGCATCATATCTGCCTTTGGTGCCTTCTTCGCCGGGGTCTGGAATGGCCTGGTCACGATTGCCACAGCCGTCTGGAGCGGCATGATGACCGTAGCGACGATGACCGTATCGGTCATCATAGGCATCATATCCGCTTTTGGGGCCTTCTTCGCCGGGGTCTGGAATGGCTGTCTGGCCATCGCGTCGGCCGTGTGGGATGCTATCTCCAGCTTTGTATCGGCCGCAGCCAGCGTCATAGAAGGCATCATCTCTGCATTGGTAGATTATATTTCCGGTGCTTGGGATAGTGCTGTAGCCGCAGTACAAAGTTTTGCCAGCAGTGTCATAGATGCCATTGGCCAGGCCGTAGACTGGGCGATGGACAAGTGGAGCAGCTTAGTTAATGCCTTGTCGCATCCGATTGATACGGCTATCAACATTGCACAAAACATAACCCGTACAATCAGCGAAGCAACCAGCGGCGGTGATGACGTCAGCGAAAACGCCAGAGGTGGCATTTATCAGCGTGGGGCCTTCCTGACAACATTCGCCGAAGACTCGGCAGAAGCAGCTATCCCTTTAGACGGGTCGGCACGAGCTATCTCATTGTGGCAGCAGGCCGGAACCGCGTTAGGGGTCATGCCCAAAACGCCACAGCGGATGAGTGCAGGAACAGCCAAAGCCCCGTCGTACAGCAACAGCAGCATCACACTTAATTTCCGGCCGACTATCAACGTCCAGGGCGGCGGTGACGTCGCTGATGTCGTCCGTCAAGCCTTGGAGGAACAGGCGCGTCAATTCCAGCGGGAACTGCCTAAAATGCTGGATAGAGTATCCGCAGGACGGAGGCGGTTGAGCTATGAATAA
- a CDS encoding phage baseplate assembly protein V, translating into MDTNIKKLLENLIFYGTVCALTPKDGTVRVCREDKGNKVTNDMFVLQRGSSESKDFWMPAVGDQVLCIQMPNFSGAGVGDGFVLGTFFSSTDAPPGGADANTRVIDTPGNMKINVGGVLQINASGGDVVVNGISLVSHVHGGVTPGGSKTSTPE; encoded by the coding sequence ATGGATACTAACATCAAAAAGCTATTGGAAAACCTGATATTTTATGGCACTGTATGCGCACTGACTCCGAAAGACGGAACCGTGCGCGTGTGTCGTGAAGATAAAGGAAACAAGGTAACGAACGATATGTTCGTCCTTCAACGCGGCTCATCGGAATCGAAAGATTTCTGGATGCCGGCTGTCGGGGACCAAGTGCTCTGCATACAGATGCCGAACTTTTCGGGTGCCGGCGTAGGTGATGGATTCGTGCTGGGAACTTTCTTCAGCAGCACTGATGCGCCGCCTGGCGGAGCCGATGCCAACACACGGGTCATCGACACGCCGGGAAATATGAAAATCAATGTCGGCGGGGTCTTGCAGATTAATGCTTCCGGTGGGGATGTGGTAGTTAACGGCATATCACTCGTGTCGCATGTACACGGCGGTGTCACGCCAGGCGGCAGTAAAACGAGCACGCCAGAATAG
- a CDS encoding phage late control D family protein: protein MSLETIKAKLNEWKKELTPGTFLGRRAYAQILYTPAGETESKDISEDMMKYLLSIEVTDNLSGQVDDMTVTLEDRAQLWQDTWYPEPGSKLDITLYTLNKNGVNEGIKELPVGEFEVDEIEINGMPTTVQIKAVNAIADTSLRGIKQNQSWDNISLYKIANDIAWRNGMLLDYEPGDQNNPSYEHVEQSDASDLEFLKKLCDDAGLDLKISTKTIIILDEYQLETQEPLIVFWRPGTASFSEQTSDDDVSPENPLNFTDFLSYSMKAKTRDIYRACHVKYKQGKNKEVIEGYFEAPNKQTGLTLEVNEQCDTVDAANKLARKKLREQNRDEITASFSLYGDFHFMAGIVIGFMNFGAFDGKYIVTKATHSLGNGYVLSLEMRRCLDGY from the coding sequence ATGTCTTTAGAAACGATTAAAGCCAAATTAAATGAATGGAAAAAAGAACTGACGCCGGGGACATTCCTCGGACGCCGGGCCTATGCTCAAATACTGTATACGCCGGCAGGCGAAACAGAGAGCAAAGACATATCCGAAGATATGATGAAGTATCTACTATCCATTGAAGTGACGGACAACCTGTCCGGACAAGTCGATGACATGACAGTCACCTTGGAAGACAGGGCACAGCTGTGGCAGGACACGTGGTATCCGGAACCGGGGTCCAAATTGGACATTACCCTTTATACGCTGAACAAAAACGGCGTCAACGAGGGTATCAAAGAATTGCCAGTCGGAGAATTTGAAGTCGATGAAATAGAAATCAACGGGATGCCGACGACGGTACAAATCAAAGCCGTCAACGCCATTGCTGATACGTCATTGCGAGGCATTAAGCAGAATCAATCGTGGGATAATATCAGTCTCTATAAAATCGCCAATGATATTGCATGGAGAAATGGCATGTTGCTGGACTATGAGCCGGGGGACCAGAACAACCCATCGTATGAGCATGTCGAGCAGTCAGACGCATCAGACCTTGAATTTTTGAAGAAGCTATGTGATGATGCCGGCCTGGATCTGAAAATATCGACCAAGACCATTATCATCCTCGATGAATACCAGCTGGAAACCCAAGAGCCGCTGATTGTATTCTGGCGGCCAGGGACAGCCTCGTTTTCTGAGCAGACGAGTGATGATGACGTATCGCCTGAAAATCCGCTGAACTTCACGGATTTTCTGTCCTACTCAATGAAAGCCAAGACCCGTGACATTTATCGGGCCTGCCACGTTAAATACAAGCAGGGCAAGAACAAAGAAGTCATCGAGGGCTACTTTGAAGCCCCGAATAAGCAAACGGGGCTGACGCTGGAAGTGAATGAACAATGCGACACAGTGGACGCTGCAAATAAGCTGGCCAGGAAAAAATTGCGAGAACAGAACCGGGATGAAATCACGGCATCCTTTAGCCTGTACGGCGACTTCCACTTCATGGCCGGCATTGTTATCGGTTTCATGAACTTCGGTGCCTTTGATGGAAAATATATCGTCACAAAAGCAACACACAGCTTGGGCAATGGTTATGTACTCAGTCTGGAAATGAGGAGGTGCCTCGATGGATACTAA
- a CDS encoding phage tail sheath family protein has translation MAFFHGVKASEVPTSIVATVATDSGLPVVFGTAPVHLTEDPTAYVNKPVICYSWKEATQNLGYHPDWDKYTLCEAMYTEFKLYNVKPIVFVNVLDPAKHKVSVSDTAKTVTKKQVILTDPVLLHTLTVKGSADGSAATLDKDYTAAYDDDGQLIITLLDDGALASVSSIHVAYDKLDPTAVKDDDIIGGMSTDGKNKGLELVDDIYFQIGKVPGLLAAPGWSEKPAIAAVMKAKAAKIDGLFPCMALVDINTEQVKKYADVNMWKNGNNYTGNNQIVCWPCAKNGDMVFHLSTHIMGIIGVTDGNNDDVPYQSPSNQTLQATGLCLKDGSEVNLNLTQANLLNEQGIVTGLNFSGGWKSWGNFTGAYPGTTDVKDMFICVRRMFNWQYVTFILTNWQKTDQPITPRLVKTLVDSEQVRLNGLTSRGYLLGASVQFLADENPTTDLLAGIFRIHTKLTPPVPAQDIEDTFEYDVSNFEVLFS, from the coding sequence ATGGCATTTTTCCACGGCGTAAAAGCAAGCGAAGTCCCGACATCGATTGTGGCGACTGTCGCCACTGATTCCGGCTTGCCGGTTGTCTTCGGGACGGCGCCTGTCCATCTGACAGAAGACCCGACAGCCTATGTCAATAAACCCGTCATCTGCTACAGCTGGAAGGAAGCGACGCAGAATTTGGGGTATCATCCCGACTGGGATAAGTACACGCTCTGCGAAGCGATGTATACCGAATTCAAACTGTACAATGTAAAACCCATTGTATTTGTCAATGTATTGGACCCGGCCAAACATAAAGTGTCCGTTTCGGACACAGCCAAAACTGTTACGAAGAAACAGGTCATCCTTACAGACCCGGTTTTATTGCATACGCTGACCGTCAAGGGTAGTGCAGACGGGTCCGCAGCCACCTTGGATAAGGACTATACGGCGGCATACGACGATGATGGTCAGCTCATCATTACCCTCTTGGATGATGGTGCCCTAGCCTCCGTATCGAGCATCCATGTTGCTTATGACAAATTAGATCCTACGGCTGTCAAAGATGACGATATCATCGGCGGCATGTCCACGGATGGCAAAAACAAAGGGCTGGAACTCGTCGACGATATTTATTTCCAGATTGGCAAAGTTCCGGGCCTGTTGGCAGCACCGGGATGGTCTGAAAAGCCGGCCATTGCCGCTGTCATGAAAGCCAAAGCGGCTAAAATAGACGGATTGTTCCCTTGCATGGCACTGGTAGACATCAATACGGAACAGGTCAAAAAATACGCCGACGTCAATATGTGGAAAAACGGCAACAACTACACGGGGAACAACCAGATTGTCTGCTGGCCGTGCGCTAAAAATGGCGATATGGTATTCCACTTATCGACCCATATCATGGGCATCATCGGCGTTACCGACGGCAATAACGATGACGTCCCATATCAGTCGCCGTCCAATCAGACATTACAGGCGACAGGGCTGTGCCTGAAAGATGGCAGTGAAGTAAATCTCAATCTGACGCAGGCCAATCTGCTTAATGAACAGGGCATCGTTACGGGCTTGAATTTCTCCGGCGGCTGGAAGTCCTGGGGGAACTTTACCGGCGCTTATCCGGGCACGACAGATGTCAAAGATATGTTCATCTGTGTCCGGCGCATGTTCAACTGGCAGTATGTCACCTTCATTTTAACGAACTGGCAGAAGACAGACCAGCCAATCACTCCGAGACTGGTAAAAACGCTGGTAGACAGCGAACAGGTGCGGTTGAATGGGCTGACGTCACGAGGATATCTCTTAGGGGCCAGTGTCCAGTTCCTGGCTGATGAAAACCCGACGACCGATTTACTGGCCGGCATCTTCCGGATCCACACGAAGCTGACGCCGCCAGTCCCGGCACAGGACATTGAAGATACCTTTGAGTATGACGTATCGAATTTTGAAGTATTATTCTCGTAA
- a CDS encoding GPW/gp25 family protein, whose amino-acid sequence MEYVVMPDAKTIDFAPATKIEEILQNVRTILGTVKFSVPLDREFGISGDAVDKPMLQAEAILSSEIFAQIKRYEPRVSITEITFTGDINGRLMPKVTVKINETS is encoded by the coding sequence GTGGAATATGTTGTAATGCCAGACGCCAAAACCATTGATTTTGCGCCAGCAACGAAAATCGAAGAAATATTGCAGAACGTCCGGACCATCTTGGGGACTGTAAAATTCTCAGTGCCACTTGATAGGGAGTTTGGAATTTCCGGGGATGCCGTAGATAAGCCCATGCTACAAGCAGAAGCGATTTTGTCGAGTGAAATCTTTGCTCAAATCAAGCGCTACGAGCCGAGGGTAAGCATTACAGAAATAACATTCACTGGCGATATCAACGGACGACTTATGCCGAAAGTGACGGTGAAAATTAATGAAACTAGCTGA
- a CDS encoding tail protein X produces the protein MNKYTTVQGDMWDAIAYKIFGNELYMNELLEANETYRNTAIFPAGIILNIPDINVIQSSKILPPWKR, from the coding sequence ATGAATAAGTACACGACAGTCCAGGGGGACATGTGGGATGCCATTGCATATAAAATTTTCGGCAATGAGCTCTATATGAATGAACTGCTGGAAGCGAATGAAACGTACCGGAACACGGCTATTTTTCCGGCAGGAATCATATTGAACATCCCGGACATCAATGTAATCCAGTCATCCAAGATTTTGCCACCATGGAAGCGGTGA
- a CDS encoding baseplate assembly protein has product MKLADLPDIEFVDGDAEKIKAAVFNDYTSITGRTLAQGDPVRLFLLVVSEAIVRLVNNQNYIGKQNLLKYASGGNLDNLGAFSDTSRIPASAATTTLLITLAAKREQETIVKSGTRVATDNGIYFATNEDVAVLAGNLTTTVKATCQTVGTVGNGFLPGEIKSVVDPVAYVASIVNTTASAGGADEESDDDYRERIHEAPEHFSTAGPTGAYEYWAKSANSGIIDVAVTSPSAGTVEIRPLMTGGTLPKQELLDAVKTVVSADKVRPLTDNVSVVAPDEVSYDIAMTYYTDTGTAKSTIKDAVAQAVNNYRLWQKSKIGRDINPSRLIADVMAVAGVKRVTLTAPTYTVLTDTQVAQDKTTSIVLGGSEDE; this is encoded by the coding sequence ATGAAACTAGCTGATTTACCAGACATCGAATTCGTAGACGGCGATGCGGAGAAAATCAAAGCTGCCGTCTTTAACGACTATACCAGCATAACTGGTCGGACCTTAGCCCAAGGCGACCCAGTACGACTATTCTTGCTGGTCGTATCCGAAGCGATTGTCCGGCTTGTAAATAATCAAAATTACATTGGCAAACAGAATTTGCTGAAATATGCATCAGGTGGAAACCTGGACAACCTCGGCGCCTTTTCCGATACGTCGCGAATACCGGCATCAGCCGCAACGACAACGCTGCTGATTACGCTAGCAGCTAAACGCGAGCAGGAAACTATCGTAAAATCCGGAACGCGCGTAGCGACAGATAACGGCATTTATTTCGCAACCAACGAAGATGTGGCCGTCCTGGCCGGGAACTTGACAACGACGGTAAAAGCAACCTGTCAGACGGTCGGCACAGTCGGAAATGGGTTTCTCCCTGGCGAAATCAAATCCGTCGTTGACCCGGTGGCATATGTGGCTTCCATCGTCAATACGACGGCCAGCGCAGGCGGCGCCGATGAAGAGTCAGATGACGACTATCGAGAACGCATCCACGAAGCGCCGGAACACTTTTCCACGGCCGGGCCGACAGGGGCTTACGAGTATTGGGCGAAATCGGCCAATAGCGGTATCATCGATGTCGCCGTAACCAGTCCCAGTGCCGGCACCGTTGAAATACGGCCGCTCATGACCGGCGGGACACTGCCGAAACAGGAATTGCTTGATGCAGTAAAAACGGTGGTATCCGCAGATAAAGTTCGACCCTTAACTGACAATGTATCTGTCGTCGCCCCGGATGAGGTATCCTATGACATTGCGATGACGTACTATACCGACACTGGAACAGCGAAATCAACAATCAAAGACGCTGTAGCTCAAGCCGTAAATAACTATCGCTTGTGGCAGAAATCTAAAATTGGCCGCGACATCAACCCGTCACGGTTAATTGCCGATGTAATGGCCGTCGCTGGCGTAAAGCGCGTCACCCTCACAGCACCGACTTATACTGTGCTGACAGACACGCAAGTAGCCCAGGATAAAACGACATCTATTGTCCTAGGAGGAAGTGAAGACGAATGA
- a CDS encoding phage tail protein, which translates to MYIGYMGSLPFIVSSHYLRTPANYQTEAGSRWQDHDIIYHKPVSEFIGPKLRTITFDLILTASHNIAIKKDLATMKEMCENGTVFPLIIGMRPVSQNYWRLDSMSVSDTFFSSVGALIWAKVNVKLVEYDDSNYQEEKSKLNLYGSIANGILTVFR; encoded by the coding sequence ATGTATATCGGATATATGGGCAGTCTGCCATTCATCGTATCGTCGCATTATCTAAGGACACCGGCCAACTATCAGACCGAGGCGGGAAGCCGCTGGCAGGACCATGACATTATCTATCATAAGCCGGTCAGTGAGTTCATCGGGCCGAAATTACGAACAATCACCTTTGACCTTATTCTCACAGCATCGCATAACATTGCGATAAAAAAGGACTTGGCCACGATGAAGGAGATGTGCGAAAACGGCACCGTATTCCCGCTAATCATCGGGATGCGGCCAGTCAGCCAAAACTACTGGCGCCTGGACTCCATGTCCGTTTCGGATACGTTTTTTAGCTCTGTTGGGGCATTAATTTGGGCCAAAGTAAACGTCAAGCTTGTCGAATACGATGATAGCAACTACCAGGAAGAAAAATCAAAACTGAACCTTTACGGCAGCATTGCCAACGGGATACTGACCGTCTTTAGATAG